Proteins found in one Amblyraja radiata isolate CabotCenter1 chromosome 15, sAmbRad1.1.pri, whole genome shotgun sequence genomic segment:
- the sh3pxd2a gene encoding SH3 and PX domain-containing protein 2A isoform X3, producing MVLDQYMVVANYEKQENSEISLKAGEVVDVIEKSESGWWFVSTTEEQGWVPATYLESHNETRDDLDIRTTRAGEVTKRRKAHLRRLDRRWTLGGMCSRQQSPEEKYITVQPYVNQGKDEIGFEKGVMVEVIQRNLEGWWFIRYQGKEGWAPASYLRKIKDELSPTKKPVNGPVEIIGNIMEISNLLNKKTSSEKEIQTENEPRHYDHPPLTAKEISLPLPCEQTNGDVAVLIGTEKRFSRATPGTPAVARIAPQRAEIGSPNLRQKPPPRREASMGFQLPKPPEPPAVEVEYYTIAEFQTHIADGISFRGGQKAEVIEKNLGGWWYVQIGQKEGWAPSSYIDKRKKPNLSRRSSTLMRPKIPPPAPPTKSKPNSGETSPGNERECTQQKPKFEEPEYDIPSALYDHEPQNDLRSTDYELVKEELLEQDQTDSSQQQIKQCPNSTLRKAYFRVGESSESLPCDHQFVYTSGDKDYNQGGSNNNLVSNGVYEIVSQVVATLSVTETSSSPKHISSKHSLKNLQLKSETKKDLDLGKSAENSSKSMVDINGCIVQKPGPKREKDACETNPGTDQRAISSPITKPKPSVRPKPFLVKPEVQNMEMSSIRRHLRHTGQIKHSSKGAKSDDADTSSLTSSENSEDSFTKSTVDLSTHASPGHHQSDVARPSEQEAESLYQYRTVDKYEKVQDNEISFPAGIMVQVLEKQDSGWWFIRIGDTEGWAPVYFLERVSGKPAECTAKLETCGGERSMNEKQRNCTDKIDTVQALNNINLGLKRATPPIPAKPPGGFTRLGGNVNGSVKMRNGLKQATVRPQSVFVAPSCNDNTNLAGLLRRNESMVCTDNIRSTVSIRRNSSFSTVRLRKKPDESDNLHSSISSSSQTKGKPPEKCGVVEPDVTARISQKNGIPVSAVRPKPVCIQEKPQFVQNNWREMYVAIADYQGDEETMGFQEGSCVEVLERNPNGWWYCQIMDRGRCQKGWVPSNYLEKKH from the exons GTTGGTGGTTTGTGAGTACAACAGAAGAACAAGGTTGGGTCCCAGCTACTTACCTGGAGTCTCACAATGAAACCCGAGATGACCTGGATATCAGGACAACAAGAGCTGGAGAGG TCACTAAGAGACGTAAAGCTCATCTGCGTCGGCTGGATCGGAGGTGGACTTTGGGAGGAATGTGTAGCCGCCAACAAAGCCCAG AGGAAAAATATATCACTGTGCAACCGTACGTCAACCAGGGCAAAGATGAAATTGGGTTTGAGAAGGGCGTCATGGTGGAGGTCATCCAGCGAAATCTCGAAGGCTGGTGGTTCATCAG ATATCAAGGCAAAGAGGGATGGGCACctgcatcatatctgaggaaaatCAAAGATGAACTTTCTCCAACGAAGAAGCCTGTTAATGGGCCGGTTGAGATCATTGGCAACATAATGGAAATAAGTAACCTTCTGAACAAGAAAACAAGCAGTGAAAAAGAGATTCAGACAGAGAACGAGCCCAGACATTATGATCACCCTCCACTCACTGCAAAGGAGATTAGCCTTCCACTGCCATGTGAACAGACCAATGGTGATGTAGCAGTGTTAATAGGAACAGAGAAGAGATTCAGTCGAGCCACACCAGGCACCCCAGCTGTGGCCAGGATCGCTCCACAGAGAGCAGAGATAG GTTCCCCAAACCTAAGGCAGAAGCCACCCCCACGAAGGGAGGCAAGTATG GGATTCCAGTTGCCCAAGCCTCCAGAGCCGCCTGCTGTTGAAGTGGAATACTACACCATTGCAGAATTCCAGACACACATTGCTGATGGCATCAGCTTCCGAGGAGGCCAGAAAGCTGAG GTCATTGAGAAAAATCTAGGCGGATGGTGGTACGTGCAGATTGGGCAAAAGGAAGGCTGGGCACCATCGTCTTATATTGACAAAAGAAAGAAACCAAACCTGTCCAGAAGAAGCAGCACACTAATGCGGCCAAAGATCCCTCCCCCAGCACCACCCACCAAAAGCAAGCCAAACTCTGGCGAAACAAGTCCAGGAAATGAGCGGGAATGCACACAGCAAAAACCCAAGTTTGAGGAACCAGAGTATGATATTCCTTCTGCACTATATGACCATGAGCCACAAAATGATCTGAGGAGCACTGATTATGAACTAGTCAAAGAAGAATTATTAGAACAGGACCAGACAGATTCCAGCCAACAGCAGATCAAACAATGCCCAAACTCCACACTGAGGAAAGCTTACTTCAGAGTTGGTGAATCTTCAGAAAGTTTACCTTGTGATCACCAATTCGTGTATACTTCTGGTGATAAGGATTACAACCAAGGAGGAAGTAACAATAATTTAGTATCTAATGGGGTCTATGAAATTGTTAGTCAGGTTGTTGCTACACTGTCAGTAACTGAGACCAGCTCTTCACCAAAACACATTTCCTCAAAGCATTCTCTAAAAAATCTTCAGTTAAAATCTGAGACCAAAAAGGACCTGGatcttggaaagagtgcagagaattcTAGCAAATCCATGGTTGATATCAATGGGTGCATTGTACAGAAACCTGGACCAAAACGAGAAAAGGACGCATGTGAAACAAATCCAGGCACAGATCAGAGAGCCATTTCCAGTCCCATCACAAAGCCAAAGCCTTCTGTAAGACCAAAGCCTTTCCTGGTAAAACCAGAAGTGCAGAATATGGAGATGAGCAGCATCAGGCGCCATCTTAGGCACACAGGACAAATTAAGCATAGCTCCAAAGGGGCAAAAAGTGATGATGCGGATACCAGTTCATTAACATCCTCTGAAAATTCAGAAGATTCCTTCACTAAAAGTACAGTTGATCTTTCAACACATGCATCACCGGGTCATCATCAGTCGGACGTAGCAAGGCCCAGTGAGCAGGAGGCAGAGTCATTGTACCAATATAGGACAGTGGATAAATATGAAAAAGTCCAGGATAATGAAATCAGTTTTCCAGCAGGAATAATGGTACAGGTTCTGGAAAAACAAGATAGTGGTTGGTGGTTTATTAGAATTGGAGACACGGAGGGATGGGCACctgtctatttcttggagcgtgtGAGTGGCAAACCTGCAGAGTGCACTGCTAAGTTGGAAACGTGTGGAGGTGAGAGGTCAATGAATGAAAAGCAACGCAACTGCACTGACAAAATAGACACGGTCCAGGCATTAAACAACATCAACCTTGGTCTAAAGAGAGCAACACCTCCAATCCCTGCAAAACCCCCTGGAGGGTTTACTAGACTAGGAGGAAATGTGAATGGTTCTGTAAAAATGAGAAACGGTTTAAAGCAAGCAACTGTGAGGCCGCAATCCGTATTTGTTGCCCCCTCTTGCAATGATAATACCAACCTGGCTGGATTACTCAGGAGGAATGAATCTATGGTGTGCACAGACAATATCAGGTCTACAGTCAGTATTCGCCGAAATTCATCCTTCAGTACTGTCCGGTTACGGAAGAAGCCTGATGAATCTGATAACCTTCACTCATCTATATCGTCTTCCAGCCAAACAAAGGGTAAACCTCCAGAAAAGTGTGGAGTTGTTGAACCAGATGTCACAGCAAGAATCTCCCAGAAAAACGGAATTCCTGTGTCTGCTGTTAGACCAAAGCCAGTATGCATCCAGGAGAAACCCCAGTTCGTGCAGAACAACTGGAGAGAGATGTACGTTGCAATTGCTGACTATCAGGGAGATGAAGAAACCATGGGTTTCCAAGAAGGGAGTTGCGTGGAGGTGCTGGAACGCAATCCCAATGGTTGGTGGTACTGTCAAATAATGGATAGAGGACGTTGTCAAAAAGGATGGGTGCCTTCAAATTATTTAGAAAAAAAGCACTAA